In Denitratisoma sp. DHT3, one DNA window encodes the following:
- the radC gene encoding RadC family protein produces MMNQTNRELLDILLGSSAANCLNHSLAELFGLRRNFPATVPGIAEEIPAYAVSDRLLAARELLRRALEETLREPSDSLASPDAVKSYLRLFLGGQEYESFVALWLDAQNRLIASMEMFRGTTTQTSVYPREMVRVGLKLNASAVIVAHNHPSGSAEPSRADEMLTQQLRQALALIDVKVLDHFIVTDASVMSFAERGLI; encoded by the coding sequence ATGATGAACCAAACCAACCGTGAGCTACTGGACATCCTGCTCGGATCGTCGGCGGCCAATTGTCTCAATCATTCGCTGGCTGAGCTGTTCGGCCTGCGGCGAAATTTCCCGGCAACCGTTCCCGGTATTGCCGAGGAGATTCCGGCGTATGCCGTTTCCGACCGGCTGCTTGCTGCACGGGAACTGCTGCGACGTGCGCTGGAGGAAACTTTAAGGGAACCTTCGGACTCTCTGGCATCTCCCGATGCCGTGAAAAGCTACTTGAGATTGTTTCTAGGTGGTCAGGAGTATGAGAGCTTCGTTGCACTATGGCTCGATGCCCAGAACCGGTTGATCGCAAGTATGGAAATGTTTCGTGGTACGACTACGCAAACATCGGTGTATCCGCGCGAAATGGTGCGTGTCGGTTTGAAACTGAATGCGTCGGCGGTGATCGTTGCGCATAACCACCCCAGTGGCAGCGCTGAGCCATCACGAGCCGATGAGATGTTGACGCAGCAGCTACGTCAGGCGCTTGCGCTGATCGACGTCAAGGTGCTCGATCACTTCATTGTGACCGATGCCTCGGTCATGTCCTTTGCAGAACGGGGACTGATTTAG
- the mobI gene encoding conjugative transfer protein MobI(A/C), with product MDERLGQVRTILKNYIGDLFDQASNTAVRFELFTVEGNSLRKGWDDQNTLKYRVQLKQNTLMLEWYQRVWKRDAKGNRSTEHHYIRKRNKNKRGTDLVYSYDMGDLFKFAPEWSRERVMEVETEAASLRRQAHYCSSMLVILGRMERYLADCTGESLPEEDAA from the coding sequence ATGGATGAACGACTCGGGCAGGTTCGAACGATACTCAAAAACTACATTGGTGATCTGTTCGATCAAGCCTCCAACACGGCGGTCAGATTTGAGCTTTTTACCGTAGAGGGAAATTCCCTGCGAAAGGGCTGGGACGACCAAAACACCCTGAAGTATCGCGTTCAGCTTAAGCAGAATACGCTCATGCTGGAATGGTATCAACGGGTATGGAAGCGCGATGCCAAGGGCAATCGAAGCACAGAGCATCACTACATTCGCAAGCGCAACAAGAACAAGCGCGGCACCGATCTCGTCTATAGCTATGACATGGGCGACCTGTTCAAGTTCGCGCCTGAGTGGAGCCGTGAGCGGGTTATGGAGGTGGAGACCGAAGCGGCATCGCTCCGCCGTCAGGCACATTACTGTTCCTCGATGCTCGTGATCCTCGGGCGAATGGAGCGCTATTTGGCCGATTGCACCGGAGAGTCGCTGCCAGAGGAGGACGCAGCATGA
- a CDS encoding LexA family protein produces MTTTMEATLLGQNPVAEILEALMDKHSLNQTDLAHRSGVSQPAINRILKERSKAKKPRRETLEKIGGVLGVTPEQLTGQDPISVRLFDKGAVPIGRWETLTHTPYSGDIPPGRALICPIPHSDMSFALPVIGEAMVGEDGYREGEVIFVDPAVKPTHGCDVVAVSPKAGLFRRFVETPEGQFLKALNPCWPNPILPLTSDIILMGTVIFSGRIR; encoded by the coding sequence ATGACGACTACGATGGAAGCAACGCTCCTTGGGCAAAACCCCGTCGCGGAGATTCTGGAAGCGCTGATGGACAAGCACAGCCTGAATCAGACTGACCTAGCGCATCGTTCAGGAGTCTCACAGCCTGCGATCAATCGCATCCTCAAGGAGCGCAGCAAGGCCAAGAAACCTCGCCGCGAGACTTTGGAGAAAATCGGCGGTGTGCTGGGCGTCACGCCTGAGCAGCTCACTGGGCAAGACCCTATTTCAGTCCGCTTGTTCGACAAGGGCGCCGTACCCATCGGACGCTGGGAAACGTTGACCCACACCCCGTACTCGGGAGACATTCCACCGGGCCGAGCTTTGATTTGCCCGATACCCCATAGCGACATGAGCTTCGCTCTACCGGTTATTGGGGAAGCCATGGTGGGTGAAGACGGCTATCGGGAAGGTGAAGTGATTTTTGTTGATCCGGCCGTAAAACCCACGCACGGTTGTGATGTTGTTGCGGTCAGTCCGAAAGCCGGGCTATTCAGGCGATTCGTCGAGACACCGGAAGGTCAGTTTCTCAAGGCACTGAACCCGTGTTGGCCCAACCCAATCCTACCGCTCACATCAGACATCATCCTGATGGGAACGGTGATTTTTTCCGGCCGAATTCGTTAG
- a CDS encoding ParM/StbA family protein: protein MNVLGIDIGYSNLKLAFGKAGHNPQVLLRPAGAAPADRLGEKISGKAEDDFLRVMVNGNPFVAGLSPDRAELWSRELHEDYPSTESYRALFHAGLLLSELDQVDMLVTGLPVNQYLNPDLRERLQSQMQGEHQVTPRRRITVQQVKVVPQPVGGFVDHVWNLTDASEFEESRVLVVDPGFFSVDWVLISHGELRRQSCGTSLEASSVILDEAAKLVANDFGGNIGRERLENAIRQNQTEVRLFGERIDFASYLKKAAEKVGPIVATRLRESLRKENAGADIVLLVGGGAGFFEPSVKEAFPNLKVSTSDLPVFANARGFWRIGA from the coding sequence ATGAATGTGCTCGGAATCGATATTGGCTATTCCAATCTCAAGCTGGCGTTTGGTAAGGCGGGCCACAATCCACAAGTTCTGTTGCGCCCTGCCGGTGCGGCACCAGCAGACCGTTTGGGCGAGAAAATTTCCGGCAAGGCAGAAGATGACTTTCTGCGCGTGATGGTCAACGGCAACCCGTTCGTTGCAGGACTATCGCCGGACCGTGCCGAATTGTGGAGTCGCGAACTTCATGAAGATTACCCATCGACAGAGTCGTATCGCGCACTCTTCCATGCCGGATTGCTGCTTTCTGAACTCGATCAGGTAGACATGCTCGTCACTGGCCTACCCGTCAATCAGTACTTGAACCCGGACCTCCGCGAACGGCTTCAATCGCAGATGCAGGGAGAACACCAGGTCACCCCGCGCCGACGGATCACCGTCCAACAAGTCAAAGTGGTGCCGCAGCCGGTAGGAGGATTTGTCGATCATGTCTGGAACTTGACTGACGCATCCGAGTTTGAAGAGTCGCGAGTCCTGGTGGTCGATCCAGGTTTCTTCTCCGTTGACTGGGTGCTGATCAGCCATGGAGAGCTACGTCGCCAATCCTGTGGCACCAGTCTCGAAGCATCTTCCGTCATCCTGGATGAAGCAGCGAAGCTCGTCGCCAATGACTTCGGGGGAAACATTGGACGCGAGCGGCTTGAAAACGCCATCAGGCAAAATCAGACTGAGGTTCGATTGTTTGGAGAGCGAATCGATTTCGCCTCCTACCTCAAAAAAGCTGCCGAAAAAGTGGGGCCGATTGTGGCCACACGACTACGGGAATCTCTGCGCAAAGAAAACGCAGGTGCCGACATCGTACTGTTGGTCGGTGGCGGCGCAGGATTCTTCGAGCCATCGGTGAAGGAAGCGTTTCCTAACCTCAAGGTCTCCACATCTGATCTGCCAGTCTTTGCCAATGCCCGCGGCTTCTGGCGGATAGGAGCCTGA
- a CDS encoding FlhC family transcriptional regulator produces the protein MAALLSPEELENHRIAHELVRLKLRLPIVNHLTQIHIKPLRLRWRVIHAESPPNGRLPESVRPFIVDALSAAELASFAAVYQRLGGADDSKVSASMLLRAREVHLRIAHREIDINAAYFAVRDVRAKIVEWRRCGRCQTYYIFDINEFHARYCPYCELSSKR, from the coding sequence GTGGCGGCGCTACTTTCCCCTGAGGAGTTGGAAAATCATCGGATAGCCCATGAGCTGGTCAGGCTGAAGCTCAGGCTACCGATCGTGAATCATCTGACCCAGATTCATATCAAGCCACTCCGGCTTCGCTGGCGTGTGATTCATGCCGAAAGCCCGCCAAACGGCAGGCTCCCTGAGTCGGTTCGACCTTTCATCGTCGATGCCCTCTCGGCGGCAGAACTGGCGAGTTTCGCAGCAGTGTATCAACGCCTTGGTGGCGCCGATGACAGTAAGGTTTCTGCCTCGATGCTGTTACGGGCGAGGGAGGTGCATCTGCGTATCGCGCATCGGGAAATCGACATCAATGCCGCCTATTTTGCCGTGCGAGACGTTCGTGCCAAGATCGTTGAGTGGCGGAGATGCGGTCGCTGCCAGACCTACTACATCTTCGATATCAACGAATTTCATGCCAGATACTGCCCATACTGCGAGTTAAGCAGCAAAAGATGA
- a CDS encoding flagellar transcriptional regulator FlhD — translation MEQRDILKINRQLLLLTRQMANDSDAAELMTGLSKPVIDKIATLDMEEIEELAETVGVSLYTLRFSDPVFTRLLQLPRDARSTYAEATLAGNSRGGATFP, via the coding sequence ATGGAACAGCGTGACATCCTCAAAATCAACCGGCAGCTTCTCCTCCTGACCCGTCAAATGGCCAACGACAGCGATGCCGCCGAATTGATGACAGGTCTATCAAAGCCCGTCATCGACAAGATTGCCACCCTGGATATGGAAGAGATCGAAGAGTTGGCTGAGACAGTCGGTGTCTCGCTCTATACCTTGCGGTTCTCCGATCCGGTATTCACCAGGTTATTGCAACTGCCACGAGATGCTCGAAGTACGTACGCCGAGGCAACGCTGGCAGGCAATAGTCGTGGCGGCGCTACTTTCCCCTGA
- a CDS encoding replication protein RepA, translated as MTGSERVHKLIGLASDIAAGESDAESIGFLGQALVQTTLPHSDPGVPYFERSSGAVSLSIIANPKFGLPFGTVPRLLLAWICTEAVRTKSPVLGLGRSQNEFLRKLGMRTDGRDCIRLRTQSLKLFSSMLSITYQIEGRYGLKNMPIADEAFVLWDPHRPDDRMLWESSLRLSNSFFKNITDSPVPIDMRVLRALSKSPLAMDIYSWLVYRIFLLRVKNRPGVMIPWSALKLQFGADYGDSPRGLIDFKKRFLLRLKEAQLFYPEANATPQDAGLFVGASRLHTRHTGAAKLSRL; from the coding sequence ATGACAGGCTCGGAACGGGTCCATAAGTTGATCGGGCTTGCCTCCGACATTGCTGCCGGTGAAAGCGATGCCGAGTCCATTGGATTTCTGGGACAGGCATTGGTGCAAACAACCTTGCCACATAGCGATCCCGGTGTTCCGTACTTCGAACGCTCCAGCGGGGCCGTGTCGCTGTCGATCATCGCCAACCCGAAATTCGGATTGCCTTTCGGGACGGTGCCGAGACTACTGCTTGCGTGGATATGTACCGAGGCGGTGCGAACCAAGTCGCCCGTGCTGGGACTTGGTCGAAGTCAGAATGAATTTCTCAGAAAACTTGGAATGCGCACGGACGGTCGGGACTGTATTCGCCTGCGCACACAATCGCTGAAACTGTTTTCGTCCATGCTGTCCATCACGTACCAAATCGAGGGACGGTACGGACTCAAGAACATGCCCATCGCGGATGAGGCATTTGTGCTCTGGGATCCTCACCGGCCCGATGATCGGATGCTATGGGAAAGCAGCTTGCGATTGTCGAATTCATTTTTCAAGAACATTACTGACTCTCCCGTACCGATCGACATGCGTGTGTTGCGTGCTCTGTCGAAATCGCCGTTGGCAATGGATATCTATTCCTGGCTGGTCTATCGAATATTTCTGTTGCGAGTCAAAAATCGGCCTGGCGTGATGATTCCGTGGTCAGCCTTGAAGCTTCAATTCGGCGCGGACTATGGCGACAGCCCGCGAGGATTGATCGATTTCAAAAAGCGGTTTCTTCTTCGCTTGAAGGAGGCGCAGTTGTTCTATCCAGAAGCCAATGCCACGCCACAGGATGCCGGTCTGTTTGTGGGCGCAAGTCGGTTGCATACCCGGCATACCGGTGCCGCCAAACTATCCAGACTCTGA
- the traD gene encoding conjugative transfer system coupling protein TraD (Members of this protein family are the putative conjugative coupling factor, TraD, as the term is used for the SXT and TOL plasmid systems.): MANASSPYQFEVPWRPNFEARMAVVWTIGAVAIFLLTAVAPIFRGFGMVLGIGCLAGAAVRSFQAYRRNVEDRRLKFFGKEFIDLEALQCKSRQAIASKSYWLGRGFPWTDIEATKLHTLMSMGVVRTLGTAAQHAEGSYWVHGLAPEQDIYSELANLVGHSLIVGSTRVGKTRLFDILIAQAIFRGETVIIIDPKGDHGLAQNARAACDASGEGDRFVYFHPAHPDRSACIDPLRNWNRKTELASRVAALIPSETGADPFTAFGWKVLNDITNGMIATGHRPNLVQLRRYVEGGPESLLQRALKVHFVAHVRDWESRASSYIRKYKDRLLQAYVAFYQEVAIHEAQSVDLDGLISTYEHNRDHFQKMVASLIPILSMLTSDPLQELLSPDFEPGHERLVTDMSKIICGNKVVYIGLDSLADSTVGSAIGSIMLADLAAVAGDRYNYGIDTLTPVNLFIDEAAEVLNQPAIQLMNKGGGADFRVTIATQTFADFASRLGDENKARQVLANTNNKIALRVLDSETQKYIAEGMPQTKVRSMALRYGHNVDTHIHDEYSASYQEQILEEEADLFPAAMLGELPPLHFIARLSGGRTLKGRIPILVTER, from the coding sequence ATGGCCAATGCATCCTCTCCCTACCAGTTTGAAGTCCCATGGCGTCCGAACTTCGAAGCACGCATGGCGGTAGTCTGGACTATTGGCGCAGTTGCGATTTTTCTCCTGACCGCTGTGGCGCCGATCTTCCGGGGATTTGGTATGGTGCTTGGTATCGGCTGCCTAGCCGGTGCAGCGGTACGCAGTTTTCAGGCCTACCGCCGGAATGTCGAAGATCGACGTCTGAAATTTTTCGGTAAGGAATTTATCGATCTGGAAGCCTTGCAGTGCAAATCTCGACAGGCCATCGCATCGAAGTCGTATTGGTTGGGGCGTGGTTTTCCTTGGACCGATATCGAAGCAACAAAACTGCACACCTTGATGTCGATGGGGGTGGTTCGCACACTTGGAACGGCCGCTCAGCACGCAGAAGGTTCCTATTGGGTTCATGGCCTTGCCCCCGAGCAGGATATTTATTCCGAGTTGGCAAACCTGGTGGGCCATAGCCTGATCGTTGGTAGCACTCGGGTCGGCAAGACTCGCCTGTTCGACATTTTGATCGCCCAGGCAATCTTCCGCGGTGAAACCGTGATCATCATCGACCCCAAAGGGGATCATGGTCTCGCCCAGAATGCACGTGCTGCCTGCGATGCCAGTGGAGAGGGTGATCGCTTCGTCTATTTCCATCCGGCGCACCCAGACCGATCAGCGTGCATTGACCCGCTGCGCAACTGGAACCGCAAGACTGAGTTGGCCAGCCGCGTCGCCGCACTGATTCCTTCCGAAACCGGCGCCGACCCCTTCACTGCATTCGGCTGGAAGGTGTTGAACGACATCACTAACGGCATGATTGCCACTGGCCATCGTCCCAATCTGGTCCAGCTTCGGCGCTACGTGGAAGGTGGGCCGGAAAGTCTTCTACAACGAGCGCTTAAAGTCCATTTTGTGGCGCATGTCCGGGATTGGGAGTCACGTGCCTCGTCCTACATTCGGAAGTACAAGGACCGCTTGCTCCAGGCCTATGTGGCCTTCTACCAAGAGGTCGCCATCCATGAAGCCCAGTCGGTTGACCTGGACGGCCTGATCTCGACCTACGAGCACAACCGGGATCACTTTCAAAAGATGGTGGCATCCTTGATCCCGATTCTCTCAATGCTTACCAGCGATCCGTTGCAGGAGCTGCTGTCGCCGGATTTCGAGCCTGGTCATGAACGCCTTGTGACCGACATGTCCAAGATAATTTGCGGCAACAAGGTGGTCTATATCGGTCTCGACTCTCTGGCGGATTCGACGGTTGGTAGCGCCATCGGTTCCATCATGCTGGCTGATCTTGCCGCTGTGGCGGGGGATCGCTACAACTACGGGATTGATACGCTGACGCCGGTAAATCTATTCATTGACGAGGCGGCCGAGGTTCTCAATCAGCCGGCGATCCAGCTCATGAACAAGGGCGGGGGTGCGGACTTCCGGGTAACGATAGCGACACAGACCTTTGCCGACTTTGCCAGCCGCCTCGGCGATGAGAACAAGGCTCGCCAGGTATTGGCCAACACCAACAACAAGATCGCCTTGCGGGTACTCGATTCAGAGACACAAAAGTACATCGCCGAAGGCATGCCACAGACCAAGGTGCGGTCGATGGCGCTGCGCTACGGTCACAATGTGGACACGCATATTCACGACGAATACAGCGCGTCGTATCAGGAACAGATTCTCGAAGAGGAGGCCGACTTGTTTCCCGCGGCCATGCTGGGGGAGTTGCCGCCCTTGCATTTCATTGCTCGATTGTCAGGTGGTCGAACCTTGAAAGGGCGTATCCCGATTCTGGTTACGGAGCGTTAA
- a CDS encoding toprim domain-containing protein produces MKHEYETQQVKEDARGRWERVLLALAPPLKAAMERTGKHVPCPVHGGRDGFRLFRDVADTGGGICNTCGSFANGFALLMWINGWDFGQTIREVAEQVGSRSRSANSAADKSEDEMRREQLNRTWRESVALSHPSAEPARLYLARRGLSVKVPETLRFHAALGYYEDNRRLADYPTLIAQVTGQGGDAVTIHRTYLTAEGRKAPVDSPKKLMRHPLARQMTGGAIRLVPANHRLAVTEGIETALAVTEATGISAWATGNAHLLATFQPPAGIDQILVFADKDRPSRQHPSGHGQEAARELVKRLWSLGIRAGAIAPAMEIPEGKKGIDWLDVFVLEGKAGFPALVSVEQALHQAA; encoded by the coding sequence ATGAAGCACGAGTACGAGACGCAGCAAGTCAAGGAAGATGCGCGTGGTCGCTGGGAGCGGGTTCTGCTAGCTCTCGCGCCACCGCTGAAAGCCGCGATGGAACGGACAGGCAAGCATGTGCCTTGTCCGGTTCACGGCGGTCGGGATGGCTTTCGCCTGTTTCGGGATGTCGCCGATACGGGGGGAGGCATTTGCAATACCTGCGGCAGTTTTGCCAACGGGTTTGCGCTGCTGATGTGGATCAATGGCTGGGATTTTGGCCAGACGATCCGCGAAGTGGCGGAACAGGTCGGCAGCCGGTCGCGCAGTGCCAATTCGGCGGCGGATAAATCCGAGGATGAGATGCGCCGGGAGCAGCTGAATCGCACCTGGCGGGAGTCTGTGGCTTTGTCCCACCCGAGCGCCGAGCCGGCACGGTTGTATTTGGCTCGTCGCGGTCTGTCGGTCAAGGTGCCCGAGACGCTGCGGTTTCATGCAGCACTCGGATACTACGAAGACAACCGGCGCCTTGCCGACTATCCGACCCTGATTGCGCAAGTGACGGGGCAAGGTGGCGATGCAGTCACCATCCACCGTACCTATCTCACCGCCGAGGGCCGCAAGGCGCCGGTCGATTCCCCCAAGAAGCTGATGCGCCATCCCTTGGCGCGTCAAATGACCGGGGGCGCTATTCGACTGGTGCCGGCGAATCATCGCCTGGCAGTCACCGAGGGGATCGAGACGGCACTTGCCGTCACCGAGGCTACGGGCATATCCGCTTGGGCCACCGGTAACGCGCATCTGCTGGCGACGTTCCAGCCACCGGCCGGGATCGACCAGATTCTGGTCTTTGCCGACAAGGACCGGCCCTCACGCCAACATCCATCCGGTCACGGGCAGGAAGCGGCGCGTGAGCTGGTCAAACGGCTGTGGTCCCTGGGTATCCGTGCCGGCGCCATTGCACCGGCCATGGAGATCCCGGAAGGCAAGAAGGGAATCGACTGGCTGGACGTGTTCGTTCTTGAGGGTAAAGCGGGATTTCCCGCCTTGGTCAGCGTGGAACAAGCGCTGCATCAAGCCGCCTAG
- a CDS encoding ArdC-like ssDNA-binding domain-containing protein codes for MHDKFAPLLTQALSEPGIVSAAYGRFHRFSIGNQILAAIQLQERDLPMAPIASFLRWKELGRSVTKGQKALSLWMPITVKRRDSESDDGSMEENSRLLTLFRLAPRWFSLDQTEGEDYVEAIESPQWNAGVALAELGISQEPFELMDGNVQGYAVKRRIAVSPIAEYPHKTRFHEMAHVVLGHTEEGDCHDAATIPRSIQEVEAEGVAFLLCSILEMPGRDESRGYIQSWLDGDVLPEKSAQRIFSASQKILVAGKAADEASVLQ; via the coding sequence ATGCATGATAAGTTTGCACCCCTGCTCACGCAGGCGCTCTCGGAGCCCGGAATCGTCAGTGCCGCTTATGGCCGGTTCCATCGCTTCAGCATCGGCAACCAGATTCTGGCGGCCATTCAGTTGCAAGAGCGCGATCTGCCCATGGCACCAATCGCCAGTTTCCTCCGCTGGAAGGAACTGGGGCGCTCCGTCACCAAGGGTCAGAAGGCGTTGTCGCTCTGGATGCCGATCACGGTCAAACGCCGTGACTCGGAGTCCGACGACGGATCGATGGAAGAAAACAGTCGGTTGCTGACGCTATTCAGGTTGGCACCACGCTGGTTCAGCCTGGATCAGACCGAAGGCGAAGATTACGTCGAAGCTATCGAATCGCCACAGTGGAATGCCGGAGTTGCCTTGGCGGAACTCGGTATCTCGCAGGAGCCATTCGAACTCATGGACGGGAATGTGCAGGGCTATGCGGTTAAACGGCGAATTGCCGTGAGCCCGATTGCCGAGTATCCGCACAAGACCCGGTTTCACGAAATGGCGCATGTGGTGCTTGGCCATACCGAAGAAGGCGATTGCCATGACGCCGCGACGATCCCGAGAAGCATTCAGGAGGTCGAGGCGGAGGGCGTGGCCTTCCTGCTGTGTTCCATCCTCGAAATGCCCGGACGCGATGAGTCGCGAGGCTACATCCAGTCCTGGCTCGATGGCGATGTATTGCCGGAGAAGTCGGCGCAACGGATTTTCAGCGCAAGCCAGAAGATCCTTGTTGCCGGAAAAGCCGCTGACGAAGCGAGCGTATTGCAGTAA